The following are encoded together in the Patescibacteria group bacterium genome:
- a CDS encoding type II secretion system protein has product MAKKKGFTLIELLVVIAIIGILASIVLVSLGGARAKARDARITAAMAQMRTKAELINAAEGSYTNLACIYDTEIGALCDDVDKQCPSGTSGCGGDDAAAGTEDVTAQAVSGEYCVYTPLNVQYGGSNDFYCIDSTGRAGNTVTDPSTTCGGGLPVTYVCPTIR; this is encoded by the coding sequence GAACTTTTGGTGGTTATTGCTATTATCGGAATTTTAGCCTCAATTGTCTTGGTTTCTTTAGGGGGAGCAAGGGCAAAAGCCAGAGATGCCAGAATCACTGCCGCCATGGCCCAGATGCGAACTAAGGCCGAATTAATTAATGCAGCAGAAGGTAGTTACACAAATTTAGCCTGTATTTATGATACAGAGATAGGGGCTCTTTGTGATGACGTTGATAAGCAGTGCCCTAGTGGAACATCAGGGTGCGGAGGGGATGATGCAGCAGCAGGAACTGAGGATGTAACAGCCCAAGCTGTCTCTGGAGAATACTGTGTTTATACGCCCCTGAATGTTCAATACGGTGGAAGTAACGACTTTTACTGTATAGACAGCACAGGAAGAGCTGGTAATACTGTTACCGACCCCAGCACAACTTGTGGTGGAGGCTTACCAGTTACCTACGTTTGTCCTACTATAAGGTAG